Proteins from one Clostridium cellulovorans 743B genomic window:
- a CDS encoding (2Fe-2S)-binding protein produces the protein MDQNIKPEILDKLTKICLCKSISRATIKAAIIKGAKTIEEVNKATGAGTGGCQGRRCGPKIQELLEAHENGEF, from the coding sequence ATGGATCAAAATATTAAACCAGAAATACTAGATAAACTCACAAAGATATGCTTATGTAAAAGTATATCCAGAGCAACTATAAAAGCAGCTATAATAAAAGGTGCAAAGACTATCGAGGAAGTAAACAAAGCTACAGGTGCTGGTACTGGGGGATGTCAAGGAAGACGTTGTGGTCCTAAGATTCAAGAACTTCTTGAGGCACATGAAAACGGAGAGTTTTAG
- a CDS encoding phosphatidylserine decarboxylase: MIKVYNRTTEKYEIEKVAGEKFLNMLYSSPAGKGPLELFIKKKAFSRVYGAYNDSFLSKRSIPKFVNSFDIDMDQSVKQLKEFKSFNDFFTRNLVETARPISKNNSDFISLGDGRLIAYTNIDMNNLVQVKGLTYSLKDLIKNDTIANKYAGGICLILRLNPTDYHRFHFIDSGVCSETTKIKGHYYSVNPIALEKIQRLFCENKREWSIFKSDNFGELLYVEVGATCVGSIIQSYKPNKPVARGDEKGYFKFGGSTVILFIEKDKLKLDDDILAQSSLGIETKVSLGETIGCKIQNYNV, encoded by the coding sequence TTGATAAAAGTTTATAATAGAACCACAGAAAAATATGAAATAGAAAAAGTTGCAGGCGAAAAGTTTCTAAATATGCTCTACTCTTCTCCAGCTGGCAAAGGTCCTTTGGAACTATTCATCAAAAAGAAAGCTTTTTCTAGGGTATATGGTGCCTATAACGATAGTTTTTTGAGTAAAAGATCAATACCTAAGTTTGTAAATAGTTTTGATATAGATATGGATCAATCAGTAAAACAACTTAAAGAATTTAAAAGCTTTAATGATTTCTTTACAAGGAACTTAGTTGAAACTGCGAGACCAATTTCAAAGAATAACAGTGATTTCATATCTCTTGGTGATGGTAGACTTATAGCGTATACAAATATAGATATGAATAACTTAGTACAGGTTAAAGGACTTACTTATTCTTTAAAGGATTTGATAAAAAATGATACTATTGCTAATAAATATGCTGGAGGCATTTGTCTTATCTTAAGACTTAACCCTACTGATTATCACCGCTTTCATTTTATTGATTCTGGTGTTTGTTCAGAGACTACTAAAATAAAAGGACACTATTATTCAGTAAATCCTATTGCTCTTGAAAAAATTCAAAGACTTTTTTGTGAGAATAAAAGAGAATGGAGTATTTTCAAAAGCGATAACTTTGGAGAATTACTATATGTAGAAGTTGGTGCCACCTGCGTAGGTTCTATAATACAAAGTTATAAACCAAATAAGCCTGTCGCTCGTGGTGATGAAAAGGGTTATTTCAAATTTGGTGGCTCCACGGTTATATTATTTATAGAAAAAGATAAGCTTAAATTAGATGATGATATTTTAGCACAATCAAGTTTAGGTATAGAAACCAAAGTATCTTTAGGTGAGACAATCGGTTGTAAAATTCAAAATTATAATGTATAA
- a CDS encoding APC family permease: MDIKSIILGKPLKNSEIKHERLSRLWGLPIMASDAVSSVAYAIEEILLILIPAVGLLSFKLVPSVVIPILILLSILVLSYSQIIDTYPNGGGAYAVAKENMGKTPSLLTAAALIIDYIMTVAVSISSASAALSSAFTVLQEHKILVSLICVAFITLMNLRGIREASKVFGLPTYIFIGSMAILIICGVFKMVSGTLNPISYAEPILPAETVKGIGILILLRAFSSGCSAMTGVEAVSNAVPSFKDPTTRNAKHILYMLGIIIVFIFGGTSILAVHLNVAPLEGHTVLSQISSAVFGNNFMYYIIQIFTALILILAANTAYNGLPQLLYILAHDGYVPRQFSSRGTKLSFSNGIVFIFIAASILIIGAKSDVHKLIPLYSVGVFISFTVSQFGMFRRWIRNKGKNWHYKAFINGLGSLVTLVVSGIVLFTKFFDGAWMLVIAMPALMVGMYFINKYYTFIGRQLTLKTFNPYDKDEVTSTQCILLVHDINKPFLKAMNYANSISDNIVALHVCRHPEHAEELRNQWKDLKIPVELVIIETPYRDIIKPMDDYLWKRESQLKHGENISVIMIKFLSTHWYDRFLHNQTTYFLEHHLSRHKNVSTVILPFHYKFDKSLLRKHKNS; encoded by the coding sequence GTGGACATTAAAAGCATTATTTTAGGTAAACCATTAAAAAACTCTGAAATTAAGCATGAGAGATTATCTAGACTATGGGGCTTGCCGATCATGGCCAGCGATGCTGTTTCATCAGTAGCATATGCTATTGAGGAGATTCTATTAATACTTATACCAGCAGTGGGACTCCTTTCCTTTAAATTAGTTCCATCAGTGGTTATTCCAATCTTGATATTATTATCTATTCTTGTTTTATCATATTCTCAAATAATTGACACTTATCCAAATGGTGGCGGAGCTTACGCTGTTGCAAAAGAAAATATGGGAAAGACTCCTTCACTATTAACTGCAGCAGCACTAATAATCGATTATATTATGACCGTTGCTGTTAGTATTTCATCTGCATCTGCAGCTCTTTCATCTGCATTCACAGTACTTCAAGAACATAAGATATTAGTATCTTTAATTTGTGTTGCTTTTATAACTTTAATGAACTTAAGAGGAATTCGTGAGGCTTCAAAGGTTTTCGGATTACCAACATATATATTTATTGGATCAATGGCTATATTGATCATCTGTGGCGTATTCAAGATGGTTTCGGGTACATTAAATCCTATTAGCTATGCAGAACCTATTCTTCCCGCAGAGACGGTAAAAGGAATTGGTATATTAATATTACTTAGAGCATTCTCTTCAGGTTGCTCTGCTATGACTGGAGTTGAAGCTGTAAGTAATGCGGTACCAAGCTTTAAAGATCCTACAACTCGTAATGCTAAGCATATATTGTACATGCTTGGAATAATAATTGTATTTATTTTTGGTGGAACATCAATTCTTGCAGTTCATCTTAATGTTGCGCCTTTAGAAGGACATACAGTTTTATCACAGATTTCTTCAGCAGTTTTTGGTAACAACTTTATGTATTACATTATTCAAATATTCACTGCGCTTATCTTAATACTTGCAGCAAATACTGCATATAACGGATTACCACAGTTATTATATATACTTGCTCATGATGGATATGTACCAAGACAATTTTCATCAAGAGGAACAAAATTAAGTTTTTCAAATGGAATAGTATTTATCTTTATTGCTGCGTCTATATTAATTATTGGTGCTAAAAGCGATGTACATAAATTAATTCCACTATATTCTGTAGGTGTATTTATTTCATTTACAGTTTCACAGTTTGGTATGTTTAGAAGATGGATAAGGAATAAGGGAAAGAACTGGCATTATAAAGCATTTATCAATGGACTTGGTTCTCTTGTGACTTTAGTTGTATCAGGTATTGTTTTATTTACTAAATTTTTTGATGGTGCATGGATGTTAGTTATTGCTATGCCAGCACTTATGGTTGGAATGTATTTTATAAATAAATATTATACTTTTATTGGTAGACAGCTTACTTTAAAAACGTTCAATCCTTATGATAAGGATGAAGTAACTTCAACACAATGTATTTTACTTGTACATGACATAAACAAGCCATTTTTGAAAGCTATGAATTATGCTAACTCTATTTCAGATAATATAGTTGCTCTTCATGTATGTCGTCATCCAGAACATGCTGAAGAATTGCGTAACCAATGGAAGGATTTAAAGATTCCAGTTGAGCTCGTTATTATAGAGACGCCATATCGTGACATAATAAAGCCTATGGATGATTATCTTTGGAAGAGAGAAAGCCAACTTAAACATGGAGAGAATATTTCGGTAATTATGATTAAATTCCTTTCAACTCATTGGTATGATAGGTTTTTGCATAATCAAACAACATATTTCCTTGAGCACCATTTAAGTAGACATAAAAATGTTTCAACAGTAATACTACCTTTCCATTATAAATTTGATAAATCTCTTTTGAGAAAACATAAGAATAGCTAA
- a CDS encoding ABC transporter permease, whose translation MENTTVKDEELKFSKKKKIGLKNLIEQKYLIFMSLPFVIWAIIFKYVPLWGWTMAFQDYKPAKAFSEQTWVGFKHFKAFITDPEFPKLMRNTLGMSILGIIFGFVVPIIFALLLNELRGNKFKRTVQSVSYLPHFVSWVVTASIVTTLLAAPSGPINQLLMNLHIISKPIQFLSEPKLFWGIVTVSDVWKETGWNAIIYLAAMTGIDPELYDAAKVDGAGRFRRMWNITLPSIKPTIMVLLVMSIGSLINIGFEKQFLLKTPMVMDYANVLDLYALNYGIGMFRYSFGTAIGIFKSVISIILIFSANKIAEKWGEGKIL comes from the coding sequence GTGGAAAATACAACAGTTAAAGACGAAGAACTTAAATTTTCCAAGAAAAAAAAGATAGGATTAAAAAATCTTATAGAACAAAAATACCTAATATTTATGTCTCTGCCTTTTGTGATATGGGCTATAATTTTTAAATATGTACCGCTTTGGGGATGGACAATGGCTTTCCAAGATTATAAGCCAGCAAAAGCTTTCTCAGAACAAACATGGGTAGGGTTTAAGCACTTTAAAGCGTTTATAACAGATCCAGAGTTTCCAAAGTTAATGAGAAACACATTAGGAATGAGTATTTTAGGAATTATATTTGGGTTTGTAGTCCCAATAATATTTGCATTATTGCTAAATGAACTTAGAGGAAACAAATTTAAGAGGACAGTACAAAGCGTTTCATATTTACCTCACTTTGTATCTTGGGTTGTAACAGCTAGTATTGTAACAACGCTACTTGCTGCACCAAGCGGTCCAATAAATCAATTATTAATGAATTTGCATATAATAAGTAAACCAATTCAATTTTTATCTGAACCAAAGTTATTCTGGGGTATAGTTACAGTATCAGATGTTTGGAAGGAAACTGGTTGGAATGCGATAATATATTTAGCGGCTATGACTGGTATAGACCCAGAGTTATATGATGCTGCAAAGGTTGACGGTGCTGGTAGATTTAGAAGAATGTGGAATATAACATTGCCAAGCATTAAGCCTACTATAATGGTACTTCTAGTAATGAGTATAGGATCACTTATAAACATAGGTTTTGAAAAACAATTCCTATTAAAAACTCCAATGGTAATGGATTATGCTAACGTTCTTGACTTATACGCTTTAAATTATGGTATAGGAATGTTTAGATACTCCTTCGGAACAGCGATAGGTATATTTAAATCTGTAATAAGTATCATACTTATATTCTCAGCAAATAAGATTGCAGAAAAATGGGGAGAAGGAAAGATACTATAA
- a CDS encoding rhomboid family intramembrane serine protease — translation MNTIINKIIHNLINNYGFVVEKYGDNVNNSDKLVLLKYLPDGIYSVIFSNAYDEASNAMFLRKYLLVKGQKFIINNIIFLESTHNYIPSSPFYNYMLIDSKAKIILYSNIAIDSLRSSVENSLFSRKHIKNNLFSSNQITSIIIFLNIVIFLYSSYINGDIFDINTLILVQLGAKVNSYIINGEFYRLLTCTFLHSGLMHIAFNMYALNNIGRLIERVYGWKKFILIYIFAGLSGSLASFLFSPYVSVGASGAIFGLFGAALIMGLKLKKYINSNFLGSLASVIVVNVIFGFSSTGIDNYGHIGGLLGGLLMGALLFNKKNALAKL, via the coding sequence ATGAATACTATAATAAATAAAATTATCCACAATTTGATTAATAATTATGGTTTTGTTGTTGAAAAGTATGGTGACAATGTTAACAATTCTGACAAACTAGTATTACTAAAATATCTACCTGATGGAATTTATTCAGTTATTTTTTCAAATGCCTATGATGAGGCATCAAATGCAATGTTTCTTAGAAAATATCTATTGGTGAAAGGCCAGAAATTTATCATTAATAATATAATTTTTCTAGAAAGTACTCATAATTATATCCCATCGTCTCCTTTTTACAATTATATGCTTATAGATTCTAAAGCTAAAATTATTTTATATTCAAACATTGCAATAGACTCTCTTAGGTCCTCTGTGGAAAACTCTTTATTCTCAAGAAAACATATAAAAAATAACCTTTTTTCTAGCAATCAAATAACTTCAATAATTATCTTTTTAAATATAGTAATTTTCCTTTATTCTTCATATATAAATGGAGATATATTTGACATCAACACCTTGATATTAGTTCAATTGGGTGCAAAAGTGAATAGTTATATTATTAATGGCGAATTTTACAGACTTCTTACCTGTACATTCCTCCATAGTGGATTAATGCATATTGCTTTTAATATGTATGCACTAAATAATATAGGTCGCTTAATAGAGCGAGTTTATGGTTGGAAAAAATTCATTTTAATATATATATTTGCTGGACTCTCAGGCTCCCTTGCTAGCTTCTTATTTTCACCTTATGTTTCTGTTGGTGCATCTGGCGCTATCTTTGGTCTCTTTGGAGCTGCACTAATTATGGGACTAAAGTTAAAGAAATATATAAACAGCAACTTTCTTGGAAGCTTAGCTTCAGTAATTGTAGTAAATGTTATATTTGGCTTTTCAAGTACAGGCATAGATAACTATGGTCATATTGGAGGTCTGCTTGGTGGATTATTAATGGGTGCTTTGCTATTTAATAAGAAAAATGCCCTTGCAAAACTTTAA
- a CDS encoding beta-galactosidase → MKNLSSIFYGGDYNPDQWPDEIYQEDMRLFKLAGINIITIPVFSWALLQPSEDEYKFEWLDKILDLAWENGISVCLATSTAAQPSWMSKKYPEMLPVDFYGRRRKHGGRVNFCPNNEKYHEFSTKLTGLMAERYKNHPAIALWHIGNEYGNYCYCDKCEEEFRNWAKKRYGTIENLNKKWYLNFWGHTIYDWDEIVIPSGLSEVWMDGWTAKTNFQSIAIDYNRFMSESVFNCYKAEYDIIKNITPEIPITTNLMGTFKPLDYFKWAEYMDIISWDNYPSLTDPMFKTAMRHDLMRGLKDGKPFLLMEQTPSQQNWQPYNSVKRPGVLRLQSYQTLAHGADAIMFFQLRQSIGACEKYHGAVISHAGHENTRVFKELTQIGDELKALGDKTIDSRMQAKVAIVFDWENWWAVEFSSGPSKDLNYVEQVEKYYEAFYNMNIAVDMVKPEADLSQYKIVVAPVLYMLRPGVAKNFESYVENGGTFVTTFFSGYVDETDIVKVGGYPGELRKLLGLWVEEIDAIFPDMSNSIVMKETVGKLEKEYISKMLCDILNVETAKVLAVYGKDFYAGKPALTVNNFGKGKAYYIATDPEQSFIAGLMEVLCEDNSITAPFQAKAGVEIAQRFKDDKEITFIMNYNDEDVVINLKDENYIDLIKNKGKKGEILIKSKDVLVLERKI, encoded by the coding sequence ATGAAAAACTTAAGCTCTATATTTTATGGTGGAGATTATAATCCTGACCAATGGCCAGACGAAATTTATCAAGAGGATATGAGACTTTTTAAGTTAGCAGGTATTAATATCATAACAATTCCTGTATTTAGTTGGGCGCTTCTTCAACCATCTGAAGATGAATATAAGTTTGAATGGTTAGATAAAATTTTAGATTTAGCATGGGAAAATGGAATAAGTGTTTGTCTTGCTACTTCCACAGCTGCACAACCTTCGTGGATGTCAAAAAAGTATCCAGAAATGCTACCAGTAGATTTCTATGGAAGAAGACGTAAACACGGTGGTAGAGTAAACTTCTGTCCAAACAATGAGAAATACCATGAATTTTCAACAAAGCTAACAGGTCTTATGGCAGAAAGATATAAAAATCATCCAGCTATAGCTTTGTGGCATATTGGAAATGAATACGGTAATTATTGCTATTGTGATAAATGTGAAGAAGAATTTAGAAACTGGGCAAAGAAGAGATATGGAACTATTGAGAACTTAAATAAAAAGTGGTACTTAAACTTCTGGGGACATACAATATACGATTGGGATGAAATTGTTATTCCTTCAGGACTAAGTGAAGTATGGATGGACGGGTGGACTGCAAAAACAAACTTCCAATCTATAGCCATTGATTATAATAGGTTTATGTCTGAATCAGTATTTAATTGTTATAAAGCGGAATATGATATTATTAAAAACATAACACCTGAAATCCCAATAACTACAAATCTCATGGGAACTTTTAAACCTTTAGATTATTTCAAATGGGCAGAGTACATGGATATAATATCTTGGGATAACTACCCATCATTAACTGACCCTATGTTTAAAACTGCTATGAGGCATGATCTTATGAGAGGCTTAAAGGATGGAAAGCCATTTTTACTTATGGAACAGACTCCAAGTCAGCAAAATTGGCAACCGTATAATAGCGTAAAACGTCCAGGGGTTCTTAGACTTCAAAGCTATCAAACATTAGCACATGGTGCTGATGCTATAATGTTCTTTCAATTAAGACAGTCTATTGGAGCTTGTGAGAAGTACCATGGAGCAGTCATATCTCATGCTGGACATGAAAATACCCGCGTATTTAAAGAGTTAACACAAATAGGTGATGAACTAAAAGCGTTAGGGGATAAGACTATAGATTCAAGAATGCAAGCTAAAGTTGCAATTGTTTTTGATTGGGAAAATTGGTGGGCAGTAGAGTTTTCCAGTGGTCCTAGCAAGGATTTAAATTATGTTGAACAAGTAGAAAAATATTATGAAGCTTTCTACAATATGAATATAGCTGTTGATATGGTAAAACCAGAAGCGGATTTATCTCAATATAAAATAGTTGTAGCACCAGTTTTATATATGCTTAGACCAGGTGTAGCAAAGAATTTTGAAAGTTATGTCGAAAATGGTGGAACCTTCGTAACTACATTCTTTAGTGGTTATGTTGATGAAACGGATATAGTAAAAGTTGGTGGATATCCAGGTGAATTAAGAAAATTACTTGGATTATGGGTAGAAGAGATTGATGCTATATTTCCAGATATGAGTAATAGTATCGTAATGAAAGAAACAGTAGGAAAACTAGAAAAAGAATACATAAGTAAAATGTTATGCGATATTTTAAATGTTGAAACTGCAAAAGTATTAGCGGTTTATGGAAAAGATTTCTATGCAGGTAAACCTGCGCTTACTGTAAATAATTTTGGGAAAGGTAAAGCTTATTATATAGCTACAGATCCAGAACAAAGTTTCATAGCTGGACTTATGGAAGTTTTATGTGAAGATAACAGCATAACAGCTCCTTTTCAAGCTAAAGCAGGAGTAGAAATTGCCCAAAGGTTTAAGGATGATAAAGAAATTACTTTCATTATGAACTACAATGATGAAGATGTAGTTATAAACCTTAAAGATGAAAATTATATAGATTTAATAAAAAATAAAGGTAAAAAAGGAGAAATATTAATTAAGTCCAAAGACGTTCTGGTTTTAGAAAGAAAGATATAA
- a CDS encoding AbrB/MazE/SpoVT family DNA-binding domain-containing protein: protein MRSTGIVRKVDELGRIVIPIELRRTLDIEIKDALEIYVNSEEIILKKYQPSCIFCGEVKDVENYKGKKICHNCLNELKENV from the coding sequence ATGAGATCAACAGGTATAGTTAGAAAAGTCGACGAACTTGGAAGAATAGTTATTCCAATAGAATTAAGAAGAACATTAGACATAGAAATTAAGGATGCTTTGGAAATTTACGTTAATAGCGAAGAAATTATCCTAAAGAAATATCAACCATCTTGTATTTTCTGTGGTGAAGTAAAAGACGTTGAGAATTACAAAGGCAAGAAAATTTGCCATAATTGCTTAAATGAATTAAAAGAAAACGTATAA
- a CDS encoding carbohydrate ABC transporter permease, translated as MEAVKAKKKRDIGAFDIFLYVLMILVMIATLYPFLNVLAISLNDSMDTIKGSNFIIPREFTFDNYKEIFKYNNLVSAFFMSVLRTAVGTFTAVICTAMLAYVFSRRDYAFNRPVVVLFVITMYVSGGMIPEYMLIKNIGLVGKFSVYIIPALISVFNVIVMRSFIDGIPISLQESARIDGANDFVIFYKIIMPLCIPVLATISLFVAVGQWNSWFDTYLYSAGKAWLSTLQFEMIKIMDNTNATTAISQAQVNSNSVTNAVVSPQSIRMALTITATVPILLVYPFVQKYFVAGMTLGAVKS; from the coding sequence ATGGAAGCTGTAAAGGCGAAAAAGAAAAGAGATATAGGAGCATTTGATATATTTCTATATGTATTAATGATATTAGTTATGATTGCAACGTTGTATCCATTCCTAAATGTATTAGCAATATCATTAAATGATTCAATGGATACAATAAAGGGTTCTAATTTTATAATACCAAGAGAGTTTACTTTTGATAACTATAAAGAAATATTCAAATATAACAATCTAGTGAGTGCGTTCTTTATGTCTGTATTAAGAACTGCAGTTGGAACATTTACGGCAGTTATCTGTACAGCAATGCTTGCTTATGTATTTAGTAGAAGAGATTATGCTTTCAATAGACCAGTAGTTGTACTATTCGTTATAACTATGTATGTTAGTGGAGGTATGATTCCAGAATATATGCTTATTAAGAACATTGGACTTGTAGGAAAGTTCTCAGTATATATAATTCCAGCTTTAATAAGTGTATTCAATGTTATAGTTATGAGATCTTTTATTGATGGTATTCCGATATCATTACAAGAATCAGCTCGTATAGACGGTGCTAATGACTTTGTTATATTCTATAAAATAATAATGCCATTATGTATCCCAGTTTTAGCTACAATATCATTATTCGTAGCAGTTGGACAATGGAACTCTTGGTTTGATACTTACTTATATAGTGCAGGAAAGGCATGGCTCAGTACGTTACAATTTGAAATGATCAAGATCATGGATAATACAAATGCCACCACAGCAATTTCACAGGCACAAGTAAACTCAAACTCTGTAACAAATGCAGTAGTTTCGCCACAATCTATTAGAATGGCGTTAACTATAACAGCTACTGTACCAATATTACTTGTATATCCTTTTGTTCAAAAATACTTTGTTGCTGGTATGACATTAGGAGCTGTTAAGAGTTAA
- a CDS encoding formate/nitrite transporter family protein, with the protein MMAEVIHDVCKTAHKKLALYKKGKGRYFVSSALAGLYIGLGIILIYTVGGYMHAANSPMTKVAMGAFFGIALSLVMMCGADLFTGNTLVMPIASLEKEVSWKDTFKIWGLSYFGNLIGSIVLAFIYKASGLASGHTGEFISEVVATKMTTPYGELIVRGILCNILVCLAVWCTIKLKEETAKLIMIFWCLFAFITSGFEHSIANMFLLATGLLVANDPAVSIAGYIHNISAVTIGNIIGGVVFVALAYWYIGKEK; encoded by the coding sequence ATCATGGCTGAAGTAATTCATGATGTGTGCAAAACTGCGCACAAAAAGCTTGCCTTATATAAAAAGGGAAAGGGTAGATATTTTGTTTCATCTGCTCTTGCAGGTTTATATATAGGGCTTGGCATTATCTTAATTTACACTGTAGGAGGATACATGCATGCTGCTAACTCACCAATGACCAAAGTTGCTATGGGTGCTTTCTTTGGAATAGCATTGAGTCTTGTAATGATGTGTGGAGCAGATCTTTTTACAGGGAATACGCTAGTTATGCCAATAGCATCTCTAGAAAAGGAAGTATCATGGAAGGATACGTTCAAAATTTGGGGGTTAAGTTATTTTGGAAACCTTATAGGTTCAATAGTCTTAGCATTTATTTATAAAGCTTCAGGCTTAGCTAGTGGACATACAGGTGAATTTATAAGTGAAGTAGTAGCAACAAAAATGACTACTCCTTATGGAGAACTTATTGTAAGAGGTATTTTGTGTAATATACTAGTTTGTTTAGCAGTATGGTGCACAATAAAACTTAAAGAGGAAACTGCAAAACTTATTATGATATTCTGGTGTTTATTTGCGTTCATTACATCAGGGTTTGAGCACAGTATCGCTAATATGTTTTTGTTAGCTACAGGGTTATTAGTAGCTAATGATCCAGCAGTATCAATAGCTGGTTACATTCATAATATATCTGCTGTAACAATTGGAAATATTATCGGCGGAGTTGTATTTGTTGCTTTAGCTTATTGGTATATTGGGAAAGAAAAATAA
- a CDS encoding nucleoside deaminase translates to MNNNFLKIAIEEAKKARELGEVPVGAVIIKDDKVIAAAHNLKETKKEVTAHAELLAIKMASEILDNWRLNDCEIYVTLEPCAMCASAIVQSRIKKIYIGTFEPTTGACGSVINLVQNEALNSFVHVEWLYSDECSDIITEFFKERRS, encoded by the coding sequence ATGAATAACAATTTTTTAAAGATAGCAATAGAAGAAGCTAAAAAGGCTCGAGAACTTGGTGAGGTTCCAGTAGGTGCTGTCATAATAAAAGATGATAAGGTTATAGCAGCAGCTCATAATTTAAAGGAAACTAAAAAAGAGGTTACGGCACATGCTGAGTTATTAGCTATAAAAATGGCGTCTGAAATTCTTGATAATTGGAGGCTTAATGATTGTGAAATATATGTGACACTAGAGCCATGTGCTATGTGTGCTTCAGCTATTGTTCAAAGTAGAATTAAAAAGATATATATAGGAACTTTTGAACCAACAACAGGAGCATGTGGTTCTGTAATAAACCTAGTCCAAAATGAAGCACTCAATAGTTTTGTTCATGTAGAATGGCTTTATAGTGATGAATGTAGTGATATAATAACAGAATTTTTTAAGGAAAGAAGAAGCTAG